A stretch of Insulibacter thermoxylanivorax DNA encodes these proteins:
- a CDS encoding cysteine desulfurase family protein: MKHIYMDHAATTPLRPEVREAMMPYLTDAYGNPSSLHAFGRKSRIALDTARHHIASHLNCDPRELIFTSGGTESDNTALLGTAWQRLSDAGRQTRGHIITSAVEHHAVLHTCRRLEELGFDVTYLPVDEYGRIRVEDFVAAIRPDTFLASVIYGNNEVGTLQPIVEIGEAARERGIIFHTDAVQALGVLSIDLSALPVDLMSFSAHKINGPKGVGLLYCRRTVRFEPLLYGGSQEKNRRPGTENVAGIVGFAKALELAQSKWEEQHQRMWDLRRRFIEGLTSRLPLSHFTVNGHPQQVLPNIINISFPGLSSDTLLMNLDMAGIAASSGSACSAGSLEPSHVLAAMGLPEERLRSAIRFSLGYGHTPREIEEAAARVADVVMQTQRRGR, from the coding sequence TCTTCACGCCTTCGGGCGAAAGTCCAGGATCGCCCTGGATACCGCCAGGCATCACATCGCTTCTCACCTCAATTGCGATCCGCGCGAACTCATCTTCACCAGCGGCGGGACGGAAAGTGATAACACCGCTTTGCTCGGAACAGCTTGGCAGCGCCTGAGCGATGCAGGCCGGCAAACGCGCGGCCATATCATCACGAGTGCCGTAGAACATCACGCTGTGCTGCATACATGCCGCAGGCTGGAAGAACTCGGCTTCGATGTGACTTACCTGCCCGTAGACGAATACGGCAGGATACGTGTTGAAGATTTTGTGGCAGCGATTCGGCCGGACACCTTTCTGGCGTCCGTGATCTACGGCAACAACGAAGTGGGCACGCTGCAGCCGATCGTAGAGATCGGAGAAGCGGCCCGTGAGCGAGGGATTATCTTCCACACCGATGCGGTGCAGGCCCTTGGCGTGCTCAGCATCGATCTGAGCGCACTCCCCGTGGACCTGATGAGCTTCTCGGCTCATAAGATCAACGGTCCCAAAGGGGTAGGTCTGCTGTATTGCCGCCGCACCGTGCGCTTCGAACCGCTTCTCTACGGCGGCTCCCAAGAGAAAAACCGCCGCCCCGGCACAGAGAACGTCGCCGGGATCGTCGGCTTTGCGAAGGCGCTGGAACTTGCCCAGAGTAAATGGGAAGAACAACATCAGAGGATGTGGGATCTAAGGCGCCGGTTTATCGAAGGTTTGACCTCACGCCTGCCCCTTTCACACTTCACGGTGAATGGTCATCCTCAGCAGGTGCTTCCCAATATCATCAATATCAGTTTCCCGGGTTTGTCTTCGGATACTTTGCTGATGAATCTCGATATGGCCGGCATCGCAGCCTCCAGCGGTTCAGCATGTTCGGCTGGTTCGCTTGAACCTTCTCATGTGCTGGCAGCGATGGGACTTCCCGAAGAACGCCTGCGCTCCGCGATCCGCTTCAGCTTGGGTTACGGTCATACGCCCCGCGAGATCGAGGAGGCTGCTGCACGCGTTGCCGATGTCGTCATGCAAACCCAGAGGCGCGGCCGATAA
- a CDS encoding PRC-barrel domain-containing protein yields the protein MQRVSSLFKARDIIGLPIISVRDGRKLGEVRDVLLGAWKVKGLLLDPKFWFGQARAIACEGIQSFGSDAVMVSDQEAIYTFGDFAEHGRLFLSGKKKIQGMAVMTPNGQQLGFIEDVYFDDNLDKQIIGLELTDGFISDLTEGRKVFMISEESQLGEDAVIVHADRLVPS from the coding sequence ATGCAGAGGGTGAGTTCGTTGTTCAAAGCTAGAGATATCATCGGCCTGCCGATCATCTCCGTAAGAGATGGACGCAAGCTCGGCGAGGTTCGAGATGTACTGTTAGGAGCATGGAAGGTAAAAGGGCTGCTGCTGGATCCTAAGTTCTGGTTCGGACAAGCCCGGGCGATCGCCTGCGAGGGTATTCAATCCTTCGGCAGCGACGCAGTAATGGTATCGGATCAGGAAGCGATCTATACCTTTGGTGATTTTGCCGAACACGGCCGCTTGTTCTTATCCGGCAAGAAGAAGATCCAGGGCATGGCCGTGATGACGCCGAACGGGCAGCAGCTCGGCTTCATCGAAGATGTTTACTTCGATGACAATCTGGATAAACAGATTATAGGGTTGGAATTAACAGACGGGTTTATCTCGGATTTGACGGAGGGACGCAAAGTGTTCATGATCAGCGAGGAATCCCAGCTTGGCGAAGATGCGGTGATCGTCCATGCTGATCGGCTCGTCCCATCCTAG
- a CDS encoding AI-2E family transporter produces MEPFWKHRWFTYAVLVLLGLAILYMLILINPILIAVYRFLSAVLTPFIIAMIVSYVLNPVVNMLNWRKVPRTAAVLLIYAVFITSLIVIMMNFIPIFMKQLNELNEHLPKMTMKAQNWFANFNNSDLLPESVRVGIRDSLGKIERQIAGSISAFISRIDSTINVIFMLLTVPFLAFYMLKDIQLIEKTALAIVPSGRRKQVVKLFVDIDRALGNYIRGQLLVCLIVGVFAYIGYSIIGLPYPILFASVAAVFNIIPYIGPYIGAAPAILMAATLSMRLVLLVIVVNWIVQLVESNVISPQIVGKSLHLHPLMIIFALLAGGYLAGIIGLILAVPCLAVIKVILQHVLRYYSSRKTPI; encoded by the coding sequence ATGGAACCTTTCTGGAAACACCGCTGGTTTACTTATGCCGTCCTGGTTCTGCTGGGGCTGGCTATCCTCTATATGCTGATCCTGATTAACCCGATCCTGATCGCCGTCTACCGTTTCTTATCGGCGGTTCTGACACCGTTCATCATCGCCATGATCGTCTCCTATGTGCTCAACCCCGTCGTCAATATGCTCAACTGGCGCAAGGTGCCGCGCACCGCTGCTGTTCTCTTGATCTACGCGGTTTTCATCACTTCCCTGATCGTGATCATGATGAATTTCATCCCGATCTTCATGAAGCAGTTGAATGAATTAAATGAGCATCTGCCGAAAATGACGATGAAGGCGCAGAACTGGTTCGCGAACTTCAACAACAGCGATCTGCTGCCGGAAAGCGTGCGCGTGGGAATCAGGGATTCCCTGGGCAAGATCGAACGCCAGATCGCCGGTTCTATCTCCGCTTTCATCAGCCGGATCGATTCGACGATCAATGTGATCTTCATGCTGCTGACGGTGCCGTTTCTGGCTTTCTATATGCTAAAAGACATCCAGCTGATCGAGAAAACCGCGCTGGCCATCGTGCCGAGCGGCCGGCGCAAGCAGGTTGTGAAGCTGTTCGTCGATATCGACCGCGCGCTGGGCAATTATATCCGCGGACAGCTGCTTGTCTGCTTGATCGTCGGCGTCTTCGCCTATATCGGTTATTCGATCATCGGACTTCCCTATCCGATCCTCTTCGCCAGCGTAGCCGCGGTTTTTAACATCATCCCCTATATCGGTCCATACATCGGAGCTGCTCCGGCAATTCTGATGGCCGCAACGCTGTCGATGCGGCTTGTTCTTCTCGTGATCGTCGTCAATTGGATCGTCCAGCTGGTCGAGAGCAATGTGATCTCGCCGCAGATCGTCGGCAAGTCCCTGCATCTCCACCCGCTGATGATCATCTTCGCCCTTCTGGCCGGAGGATATCTTGCGGGGATCATCGGCCTGATCCTGGCCGTTCCTTGCCTGGCGGTGATCAAGGTTATCCTGCAGCATGTGCTGCGCTATTATTCGAGCCGCAAGACGCCGATCTAG
- the alaS gene encoding alanine--tRNA ligase yields the protein MKASEIRSKWLEFFAEKGHHIEPSASLVPVNDPSLLWINAGMAPLKPYFDGRVVPENPRIANAQKCIRTNDIENVGKTRRHHTFFEMLGNFSIGDYFKEEAITWAWEFLTDKRWIGFDPERLSVTVHPEDEEAYRLWHEKIGLPAERIIKLEDNFWDIGEGPCGPCTEIFYDRGEAYGDLSDPECYPGGENERFLEVWNLVFSQYNHNKDGSYTPLPNKNIDTGAGLERLASILQDVDSNFDTDLFMPIIEKTCEITGAKYKEKNELDVAMKVIADHIRTVVFAVSDGVMPSNEGRGYVIRRLLRRAVRYGKVLGMDQPFLYRLAPVVVSIMGDHYAELREKQEFVERVIRTEEERFHETLSDGLQILAEMVEQAEKEGRREITGEQAFKLYDTYGFPLDLTEDYAEEHGFTVDHEGFEAAMQQQRDRAREARQEAQSMKVQGGPLADFTTKSEFVGYNELVTSSKIIAMFTENEAVDLAAAGQTVQIILNRTPFYAESGGQVSDHGTISGKSGQGEVEDVTKAPHGQHVHTVKIVQGTLRVGDEVEAAVSRSMREDIIKNHTATHLLHKALKEVLGDHANQAGSLVAPERLRFDFSHFGAVTQEELERIEDKVNEQIWKNIALEITYQSLEDAKAMGAMALFGEKYGDIVRVVSIGDYSIELCGGCHVQQTSQIGLFKIVSESGIGSGIRRIEAVTGRYAYAYLEEQVKLLHQASDLLKAKVQDVPRRIEGLQSQLKEAAREIESLRAKLANIEAGALADRVQEVNGIRYLAAKVDAPDMDALRTMADEMKLKLPEAVIVLGAAMGEKVNFVTAVPKELTTRGVHAGKLIKEIAAICGGGGGGRPDMAQAGGKDASKLDEALSKVEELLSAQIS from the coding sequence ATGAAAGCTAGTGAAATTCGCAGCAAATGGCTAGAATTCTTCGCAGAGAAGGGACATCACATCGAACCCAGCGCATCGCTGGTGCCGGTGAATGATCCATCCCTGCTGTGGATCAATGCCGGCATGGCGCCGCTGAAGCCCTACTTCGACGGGCGGGTCGTACCGGAGAATCCGCGCATCGCCAATGCCCAGAAGTGCATCCGTACGAATGATATCGAGAATGTCGGCAAGACGCGCCGCCACCATACGTTCTTCGAGATGCTGGGGAATTTCTCCATCGGCGATTATTTCAAGGAAGAGGCGATCACCTGGGCTTGGGAATTCCTGACGGACAAGCGTTGGATCGGCTTCGATCCGGAGCGCCTGTCGGTGACGGTTCATCCGGAGGATGAGGAAGCGTACCGCCTGTGGCATGAGAAGATCGGGCTTCCGGCGGAACGGATCATCAAGCTGGAGGACAACTTCTGGGATATCGGCGAAGGGCCATGCGGACCTTGTACCGAGATTTTCTATGACCGGGGTGAAGCATACGGGGATCTCAGCGATCCGGAATGCTATCCAGGCGGCGAGAATGAGCGTTTCCTCGAAGTCTGGAACCTCGTTTTCTCCCAGTACAATCACAACAAGGACGGTTCTTATACGCCCCTGCCGAACAAGAACATCGATACGGGAGCAGGGCTGGAACGCCTGGCCTCGATCCTGCAGGACGTGGATTCGAACTTCGATACGGATCTGTTCATGCCGATCATCGAGAAGACGTGCGAGATTACAGGCGCCAAATATAAGGAGAAAAATGAACTCGATGTCGCTATGAAGGTGATCGCCGACCACATCCGCACCGTCGTATTCGCTGTCAGCGACGGGGTGATGCCGTCCAATGAAGGACGGGGCTACGTGATCCGCCGCTTGCTGCGCAGAGCGGTGCGTTACGGCAAAGTGCTGGGCATGGATCAACCGTTCCTGTATCGTCTCGCACCGGTCGTAGTCAGCATCATGGGCGATCACTATGCCGAGCTAAGGGAGAAGCAAGAATTCGTGGAACGCGTGATCCGTACGGAAGAGGAGCGCTTCCATGAGACCTTGTCCGATGGTCTGCAGATCCTTGCCGAGATGGTGGAACAAGCGGAGAAGGAAGGACGCCGCGAGATCACCGGTGAGCAGGCATTTAAGCTGTATGACACCTATGGATTCCCGCTTGATCTGACAGAGGATTATGCCGAAGAGCACGGCTTCACCGTGGATCATGAAGGATTTGAGGCTGCGATGCAGCAGCAGCGTGACCGCGCCCGGGAGGCGCGCCAAGAAGCGCAGAGCATGAAGGTGCAGGGCGGTCCGCTGGCTGACTTCACGACTAAAAGCGAGTTCGTTGGATATAATGAACTGGTGACAAGCAGCAAGATCATCGCGATGTTCACGGAGAACGAAGCGGTGGATCTAGCTGCAGCCGGTCAGACCGTGCAGATCATCCTGAACCGCACGCCGTTCTATGCGGAAAGCGGCGGTCAGGTGAGCGACCATGGGACGATCAGCGGTAAGAGCGGACAAGGTGAAGTGGAGGATGTAACCAAAGCACCGCACGGCCAGCATGTGCATACCGTGAAGATCGTGCAAGGAACCCTGCGTGTCGGAGATGAAGTTGAAGCGGCGGTCAGCCGCTCGATGCGCGAGGACATCATCAAGAACCATACGGCCACTCACCTGCTGCATAAGGCGCTTAAGGAAGTGCTGGGTGACCATGCGAATCAAGCGGGGTCTCTGGTTGCTCCCGAACGCCTGCGCTTCGACTTCTCTCATTTTGGCGCTGTGACGCAGGAAGAGTTGGAGAGAATCGAGGACAAGGTGAATGAGCAGATCTGGAAGAATATCGCCCTTGAGATCACATACCAATCGCTCGAGGATGCGAAGGCGATGGGAGCAATGGCGCTCTTCGGCGAGAAGTACGGCGACATCGTACGCGTCGTGAGCATCGGCGACTACAGCATCGAGCTGTGCGGCGGCTGCCACGTGCAGCAGACCTCGCAGATCGGCCTGTTCAAGATCGTCAGCGAGAGCGGCATCGGCTCCGGCATTCGCCGCATCGAAGCGGTCACCGGCCGCTATGCCTATGCATACCTGGAGGAGCAAGTGAAGCTCTTGCATCAAGCATCCGATCTGCTGAAGGCGAAGGTGCAGGATGTGCCCAGACGCATCGAAGGGCTGCAAAGCCAGCTCAAGGAAGCCGCGCGCGAGATCGAATCCCTGCGGGCAAAACTGGCGAATATCGAAGCGGGGGCGCTTGCTGACCGCGTCCAGGAGGTAAACGGCATCCGCTATCTGGCGGCTAAGGTCGATGCGCCGGATATGGATGCTCTCCGGACGATGGCAGATGAGATGAAGTTGAAGCTGCCCGAAGCGGTCATCGTCCTCGGTGCGGCGATGGGCGAGAAGGTCAACTTCGTGACGGCGGTTCCGAAGGAGTTGACGACAAGGGGCGTACACGCCGGCAAGCTGATCAAAGAGATCGCTGCGATCTGCGGCGGAGGCGGCGGCGGCAGACCGGATATGGCACAAGCAGGGGGCAAGGATGCCTCGAAGCTTGATGAAGCTCTAAGCAAGGTAGAGGAGCTGCTGAGCGCGCAGATTTCTTGA
- a CDS encoding IreB family regulatory phosphoprotein — protein sequence MDFSDKTMKFNVRGDQVETTCKEVLLTVYDALQEKGYNPINQIVGYLLSGDPAYIPRHNNARSLIGKRERDELIEELVRFYLSHHR from the coding sequence GTGGACTTTTCGGATAAGACGATGAAGTTCAATGTGCGCGGAGATCAAGTAGAGACGACGTGTAAAGAAGTGTTGTTGACCGTCTATGACGCCTTGCAGGAGAAAGGATATAATCCGATCAATCAGATCGTCGGCTATCTGTTGTCCGGAGACCCCGCATATATCCCGCGGCATAACAATGCGCGCAGCCTGATCGGCAAACGGGAGCGCGACGAGTTGATCGAGGAACTGGTCCGCTTCTATCTGAGTCATCATAGATAA
- the ruvX gene encoding Holliday junction resolvase RuvX, translating into MRILGLDLGDKTIGVAVSDELGWTAQGVTVIRRQDEESDLEQLQELVDQYGVQKIVVGLPKNMDGSIGPRGEMCRAFAELLKVRFQLPVTMWDERLSTMAAERMLLEADTSRRKRKKVVDKIAASLILQGYLDYIRMR; encoded by the coding sequence ATGCGAATCTTAGGCTTGGACTTAGGGGATAAGACAATCGGTGTAGCAGTCAGCGATGAGCTTGGATGGACGGCCCAGGGAGTGACGGTCATCCGCCGCCAAGACGAGGAATCGGATCTCGAGCAGCTGCAAGAGCTGGTGGATCAGTACGGCGTTCAGAAGATCGTCGTCGGCTTGCCGAAGAATATGGACGGCTCGATCGGTCCCCGCGGCGAGATGTGCCGGGCATTTGCGGAGCTCCTGAAAGTAAGGTTTCAGCTGCCGGTTACGATGTGGGATGAACGGCTGTCGACGATGGCGGCGGAGCGCATGCTCCTGGAAGCGGACACCAGCCGCAGGAAACGCAAGAAAGTCGTCGATAAGATCGCGGCGAGTTTGATCCTTCAGGGATACTTGGATTATATACGAATGAGGTGA
- a CDS encoding DUF1292 domain-containing protein yields the protein MAKERDEHHEEAEIISIADENGEESDFEVIMKFEVDDPESKYMAQKYMMVVPLDDDDQDDDGVDEVYAFRYEEEGDNLTLYTIEEEEEWDMVEETFNTLLAEFD from the coding sequence GTGGCAAAGGAACGCGATGAACATCATGAGGAGGCGGAGATCATCAGCATCGCTGATGAGAACGGGGAAGAGTCGGATTTCGAGGTGATCATGAAGTTTGAGGTGGATGACCCCGAATCCAAGTATATGGCCCAGAAGTACATGATGGTCGTGCCGCTGGACGATGACGATCAGGATGACGACGGTGTCGATGAAGTGTATGCCTTCCGCTATGAGGAAGAAGGCGATAATCTTACGCTGTACACGATCGAAGAAGAAGAAGAGTGGGATATGGTGGAAGAGACGTTCAATACCTTGCTCGCTGAATTCGATTAA
- the mltG gene encoding endolytic transglycosylase MltG has translation MDQRDPRRDEHRDAARDEARDEARDDVKKQEQKEARHKAHHEEKHAEDVNREEHAEREHEVRASAASEESADHRDHAEFAEDEEYAAELDSEARSKTNVRRIGLIVACCIMLVLLGTALGVGMFVANGLQPVEAQDREVRIKIEPGMTSAKIAHLLEEHGLIRSEFVFRYYLKVKGEGSRFQAGEYLMKPGMELDEMIAMLNRGDTVKEPTIKFTIPEGYTIERIADKLAEEKIVDRDVFLEMAAKTDLYDSEYVKEIPADENIVHALEGYLFPETYEMRAGSTEQEIIQRMVSELSRKLAQLPEDWPLRLEELGLTFHEMLTIASLIEREAAVDAERPLIAGVIYNRLKQDMLLQIDATVQYALGEHKEVLLIVDTEVDSPYNTYKVKGLPPGPIASPGLESIRAALYPAETSYLFYVTKKDGSQEHLFAETYQEHLRNIELSKSQ, from the coding sequence ATGGATCAGCGGGATCCGAGACGAGACGAACATCGAGATGCAGCACGGGATGAGGCAAGAGATGAAGCACGGGACGACGTGAAGAAACAAGAACAGAAGGAAGCGCGCCATAAAGCGCATCATGAAGAGAAGCATGCCGAAGACGTGAATCGAGAAGAACATGCAGAGCGGGAGCATGAGGTACGGGCCTCCGCAGCATCAGAAGAATCTGCGGATCATAGGGATCATGCGGAGTTTGCAGAAGATGAGGAATACGCGGCGGAGCTGGACAGCGAAGCACGCTCGAAGACCAATGTGCGGCGCATCGGCCTGATCGTCGCATGCTGCATCATGTTGGTGCTGCTGGGTACGGCACTGGGGGTCGGCATGTTCGTTGCCAATGGGCTGCAACCGGTGGAGGCACAGGACCGTGAAGTGCGAATCAAGATCGAGCCCGGCATGACCTCGGCCAAGATCGCCCATCTTCTGGAAGAACATGGGCTGATTCGCAGTGAATTTGTCTTCCGTTATTATCTGAAGGTGAAGGGTGAGGGGTCGCGCTTCCAAGCCGGGGAATACCTCATGAAGCCCGGCATGGAACTGGATGAGATGATCGCGATGCTGAACCGCGGCGATACCGTCAAGGAACCGACGATTAAGTTTACGATTCCGGAGGGGTATACGATCGAGCGCATCGCGGATAAGCTGGCGGAAGAGAAGATCGTCGACCGCGATGTGTTCTTGGAAATGGCCGCCAAGACGGATCTGTATGATTCCGAATACGTAAAAGAGATTCCCGCCGATGAGAACATCGTGCATGCGTTAGAGGGGTATCTCTTCCCTGAAACCTATGAGATGCGGGCGGGCAGCACCGAACAGGAGATCATCCAGCGCATGGTCAGCGAGCTCAGCCGCAAGTTGGCACAGCTTCCGGAGGATTGGCCGCTGCGGCTGGAGGAGCTGGGACTTACTTTCCATGAGATGCTGACCATCGCTTCCTTAATCGAAAGGGAAGCGGCAGTGGACGCGGAACGTCCGCTGATCGCCGGCGTGATCTATAACCGGCTGAAGCAGGATATGCTGCTGCAGATCGATGCGACGGTCCAATATGCCTTGGGTGAGCATAAAGAAGTGCTGCTGATCGTCGATACCGAGGTGGATTCCCCATATAACACCTACAAGGTAAAAGGCCTGCCCCCGGGTCCGATCGCCAGCCCGGGATTGGAATCGATTCGTGCAGCCCTTTATCCCGCTGAGACGAGTTATCTGTTCTACGTAACGAAGAAAGATGGTTCGCAAGAGCATCTCTTCGCGGAGACCTACCAAGAACATCTGC